A segment of the Acidimicrobiales bacterium genome:
CACCGAGCTGCTCGTGCCGGGCTTCGCCGACTTCGCCACCGTCGAGGCGCCGCACGCCGGGGACCCGCTGCTGGCGGCGACGCACCGCGATCCAGAGCTCCTGTCGGCCCTGGTCGAGCTTCGCTCCCGCTACCGGCTCGATTCCACCGATCCGAGCTCGGTCGCTCGCGCCGTCGACGGTCAGCACCAGGTCGGGTCCACCCCCAAGCCGGTGCGAGACCGCTTCCCCCTCGAAGACGAGGCCCGCAGACTGCTCGACCGCCTCGACCCGCACTCGTACCTGACCGTCGGCCTGGACCTCGGCAAGGACCGTCGGGGCGTGATCCTCGCGGCCCGGAGCCGACCCGAGCGCGACCCGTTCGACGATCAGGACCTCGACTTCCTCGAACGACTGGCGGAACGGGCCGGCGTGCTCATGGCCGGGGCGCGGGTACGTCTCGCCGAGCACGACATCGCGGCGCGGCTCCAACACGCGCTCCTGCCCGACCACCTCGCCTCCGCCGACGGGATCGAGGTCGCCGGTCGCTACTACGCCATCGGCGAGGCGCTCGACGTGGGCGGCGACTGGTACGACAGCATCGCCTTGGCCGACGGCAGGGTGCTGCTGGTCGTCGGCGACGTCGTGGGCCACGGCCTCGGCGCCGCGGCGATCATGGGGCGGCTCCGTGCAGGTCTCGCCGCGCTGGCGGCACGGACCAGCTCACCCGGCCAGCTGCTCGACGAGCTCGATCGGTTCGCCCGCAGTCCCCAGGGGGGCGACTTCGCCACGGTGGCCGCCGCCGCGCTCGACCCGATCACCGGCTCCGTCACCTACGCGTCGGCGGGCCACCCGCCGCTGCTGGTGATCGGACCGTGGGGAGACACCGAGTGGCTCGAGGACGCCGGCTCGGTCCCACTGTGCAGCTTCGCCGTGGAGGGACGGCCCGAGGCCTCCGCCACCCTGTCGCCCGGCAGCTGGCTGGTCGCGTTCTCGGACGGCCTCCTCGAGCGTCGAGGCGAGCCCATCGACGTGGGCTTGCGACGGGTCGCGGAGGTGGCACCGGGTCTCCGCCACGGCACGGCCCAGGACCTCTGCGACGGCCTCATCGCCGCGCTCACCGCGGACTCCGTGCCCGAGGACGACGTCGTGGTGCTCGCGGTCCGGTTCCAGCCCCGGGTGGACGGCGGGTTCCGGCGGCGCCTGGCACCAGCACCGTCACAGCTCGCACCGCTGCGGGCCGACCTGCGTCGCTGGGTCGAGGCGCAGCACCTCCCGGCGAACGTCGAGGGCGACCTCCAACTCGTCGTGGGTGAGGCGTGCGCCAACGCCGTCGAGCACGCCTACCACGGGCAGCCGGGGGGCACCATCGAGGTCACGGTCGACCTCACGGGCGATCACCTCGCGGTCGTGGTGCGCGACCACGGGCACTGGCGCACGCCCGGCCACAGCGAAGGCCGCGGGCGCGGCACGGGCA
Coding sequences within it:
- a CDS encoding PAS domain S-box protein, with protein sequence MSRGQDRAVDPPLTERPTSSTTEWFEKVFEHAPTGIAITDWDGRLQRCNAAYSRLVGYAEQELRSVDFADLVHPDDRAENVAALARLQAGEIPFIEIENRYLRPDGSSVWVHKYVSVLADGPDGGRDHLLALVTDVTERRHLDELRHERDEQFAAMFEYAPVGVAHVDLEGRFVRVNPAFATITGRRVEELEGVAFKDITHLDDVAIDLEHGWRLFNGEIPRFSYRKRYLRKDGSPVWVSLTGSMVRDEAGEALYGVAVIEDISADLERETTERRARELAELTADIVSCLEGAEDEQAQARAVTELLVPGFADFATVEAPHAGDPLLAATHRDPELLSALVELRSRYRLDSTDPSSVARAVDGQHQVGSTPKPVRDRFPLEDEARRLLDRLDPHSYLTVGLDLGKDRRGVILAARSRPERDPFDDQDLDFLERLAERAGVLMAGARVRLAEHDIAARLQHALLPDHLASADGIEVAGRYYAIGEALDVGGDWYDSIALADGRVLLVVGDVVGHGLGAAAIMGRLRAGLAALAARTSSPGQLLDELDRFARSPQGGDFATVAAAALDPITGSVTYASAGHPPLLVIGPWGDTEWLEDAGSVPLCSFAVEGRPEASATLSPGSWLVAFSDGLLERRGEPIDVGLRRVAEVAPGLRHGTAQDLCDGLIAALTADSVPEDDVVVLAVRFQPRVDGGFRRRLAPAPSQLAPLRADLRRWVEAQHLPANVEGDLQLVVGEACANAVEHAYHGQPGGTIEVTVDLTGDHLAVVVRDHGHWRTPGHSEGRGRGTGIMQSLTTSFDRVTDEDGTIVTAVVPVAPEEAP